The Pygocentrus nattereri isolate fPygNat1 chromosome 1, fPygNat1.pri, whole genome shotgun sequence genome window below encodes:
- the styk1a gene encoding tyrosine-protein kinase STYK1 isoform X1, with amino-acid sequence MSNSFNTTSLCDPSDRICVAQLYEQEVIVVPVLLLAIFLGTLLTLCFLRLCSKKEVDAVTTHHTHSHHHTHRHHTDNELNAQRHSTNSRHHAHRQHRHSRQHLQGIDAPPALNPLEYEVVPMTPQTQNSKPSSQLAAPPLSTERQHESFQLITPLPLSFAMKQDNDVTLYRATMDRKAVVLRVLKETANDREQQNFLGFAHFLSELGPHACLPAMLGVVTVRSPLIMVLEELENRDLLGFLWRCRQDHQGVGKPCDLTEKRIFTMAGQIASALEYLHSKNCIHGNIGARSVLVGQDLSVKLWGFGPAYHRRTEESSAGKEMEMRKWQAPEVLARRPFSYSSDIWSFGILLYEMVTLGEPPFPRIMASELLQYLQRGNTLKRPANCSNSLYSIMKECCQWRPQDRASLAEVTSKLWLGERSANDTAVLRVPEPLNIEKYMREAGYGEAYNFAVL; translated from the exons aTGTCTAATTCATTTAACACAACCAGCCTGTGCGATCCCTCGGACAGGATATGCG tggcaCAGCTGTATGAACAGGAAGTCATAGTAGTTCCCGTTTTGCTGCTGGCAATTTTCCTGGGCACACTTCTAACTTTGTGTTTTCTGCGCCTCTGTTCTAAGAAAGAGGTCGATGCAgtcacaacacaccacacacacagtcaccatcatacacacagacaccacaCAGACAATGAACTTAATGCACAAAGACACAGCACAAACAGTCGGCATCACGCACATCgacagcaccgacacagcaggCAGCACTTGCAGGGCATTGACG CCCCTCCAGCGCTAAATCCGTTGGAGTATGAGGTGGTACCTATGACACCccaaacacaaaacagcaaGCCCAGCAGCCAGCTTGCAGCACCGCCGCTGTCCACTGAGAGGCAGCATGAATCCTTTCAGCTGATCACCCCACTGCCGCTCTCCTTCGCAATGAAACAAGACAATGATGTCACACTGTACAGAGCCACTATGGACCGGAAGGCTGTCGTCTTACGAGTGCTCAAAG AAACAGCCAATGACAGAGAGCAGCAAAACTTCCTTGGCTTTGCCCACTTCCTGTCCGAATTAGGGCCCCATGCATGCCTGCCAGCTATGTTGGGAGTGGTGACAGTAAGATCACCACTTATCATGGTGCTTGAGGAACTGGAAAACCGAGACCTGCTAGGCTTCTTATGGAGATGCAGACAG GACCACCAAGGTGTGGGAAAACCATGTGACCTGACGGAGAAAAGGATTTTCACAATGGCAGGACAGATTGCCAGTGCTCTG GAGTATTTGCACAGCAAGAACTGCATCCATGGCAACATTGGGGCACGAAGTGTCCTGGTTGGTCAAGACCTTTCAGTGAAGCTGTGGGGTTTTGGCCCAGCTTACCATAGGAGGACGGAGGAGAGCTCTGCAGGAAAAGAAATGGAGATGAGGAAGTGGCAAGCTCCAGAGGTGTTAGCCCGTCGACCTTTCAgttacagcagtgatat ATGGTCGTTTGGCATCTTGCTATATGAAATGGTGACTTTAG GAGAGCCTCCATTCCCTAGAATTATGGCCAGTGAACTCCTGCAGTACCTCCAGAGAGGAAACACTTTAAAGAGACCAGCTAACTGCTCCAACTCACT ATACTCCATAATGAAGGAATGTTGCCAGTGGAGACCACAAGATCGAGCCTCACTGGCTGAAGTGACTTCAAAGCTCTGGCTGGGTGAGAGAAGTGCTAATGACACAGCGGTGCTCAGAGTGCCTGAACCACTGAACATTGAGAAATACATGCGGGAAGCAGGCTATGGAGAGGCTTACAACTTTGCTGTCCTCTAA
- the styk1a gene encoding tyrosine-protein kinase STYK1 isoform X2, translating to MSNSFNTTSLCDPSDRICVAQLYEQEVIVVPVLLLAIFLGTLLTLCFLRLCSKKEVDAVTTHHTHSHHHTHRHHTDNELNAQRHSTNSRHHAHRQHRHSRQHLQGIDAPPALNPLEYEVVPMTPQTQNSKPSSQLAAPPLSTERQHESFQLITPLPLSFAMKQDNDVTLYRATMDRKAVVLRVLKETANDREQQNFLGFAHFLSELGPHACLPAMLGVVTVRSPLIMVLEELENRDLLGFLWRCRQDHQGVGKPCDLTEKRIFTMAGQIASALEYLHSKNCIHGNIGARSVLVGQDLSVKLWGFGPAYHRRTEESSAGKEMEMRKWQAPEVLARRPFSYSSDIWSFGILLYEMVTLGEPPFPRIMASELLQYLQRGNTLKRPANCSNSLYSIMKECCQWRPQDRASLAEVTSKLWLGSWDILLI from the exons aTGTCTAATTCATTTAACACAACCAGCCTGTGCGATCCCTCGGACAGGATATGCG tggcaCAGCTGTATGAACAGGAAGTCATAGTAGTTCCCGTTTTGCTGCTGGCAATTTTCCTGGGCACACTTCTAACTTTGTGTTTTCTGCGCCTCTGTTCTAAGAAAGAGGTCGATGCAgtcacaacacaccacacacacagtcaccatcatacacacagacaccacaCAGACAATGAACTTAATGCACAAAGACACAGCACAAACAGTCGGCATCACGCACATCgacagcaccgacacagcaggCAGCACTTGCAGGGCATTGACG CCCCTCCAGCGCTAAATCCGTTGGAGTATGAGGTGGTACCTATGACACCccaaacacaaaacagcaaGCCCAGCAGCCAGCTTGCAGCACCGCCGCTGTCCACTGAGAGGCAGCATGAATCCTTTCAGCTGATCACCCCACTGCCGCTCTCCTTCGCAATGAAACAAGACAATGATGTCACACTGTACAGAGCCACTATGGACCGGAAGGCTGTCGTCTTACGAGTGCTCAAAG AAACAGCCAATGACAGAGAGCAGCAAAACTTCCTTGGCTTTGCCCACTTCCTGTCCGAATTAGGGCCCCATGCATGCCTGCCAGCTATGTTGGGAGTGGTGACAGTAAGATCACCACTTATCATGGTGCTTGAGGAACTGGAAAACCGAGACCTGCTAGGCTTCTTATGGAGATGCAGACAG GACCACCAAGGTGTGGGAAAACCATGTGACCTGACGGAGAAAAGGATTTTCACAATGGCAGGACAGATTGCCAGTGCTCTG GAGTATTTGCACAGCAAGAACTGCATCCATGGCAACATTGGGGCACGAAGTGTCCTGGTTGGTCAAGACCTTTCAGTGAAGCTGTGGGGTTTTGGCCCAGCTTACCATAGGAGGACGGAGGAGAGCTCTGCAGGAAAAGAAATGGAGATGAGGAAGTGGCAAGCTCCAGAGGTGTTAGCCCGTCGACCTTTCAgttacagcagtgatat ATGGTCGTTTGGCATCTTGCTATATGAAATGGTGACTTTAG GAGAGCCTCCATTCCCTAGAATTATGGCCAGTGAACTCCTGCAGTACCTCCAGAGAGGAAACACTTTAAAGAGACCAGCTAACTGCTCCAACTCACT ATACTCCATAATGAAGGAATGTTGCCAGTGGAGACCACAAGATCGAGCCTCACTGGCTGAAGTGACTTCAAAGCTCTGGCTGG GCTCCTGGGATATACTGCTCATTTAA